CCATTTGTCAACGACACTAGTATTTTCTTGACATCAATCTCCATCATTTACTCCAGCCTTAAATACTATTACAGACCACAAATTATTGGCCTGGCTAGTGGCTAATCCTTAGATCATATGTCCGTTCTAGCAAATTCTTAAACGTAACTGACAACCATGTGCAAAATAAAATGGCTTGATGGTACGGGACAGGATAGATataacatacacacacacacatatatatcatTTGGTTGATAGAGCATCTTctcaaaaaggaaaatttattactctgcttcttttcttttcttttcttgtggtTCTGTAGCAATGTACGGATCATTCCTGACTATACACGCTTCAAGGTAGTTTCAGTTCTTTTCCTTCACTTTATCACCATTTTACACCAATCAATTCAACAAGTCCTCGGACTACGCatacaaatttgaaaatttccaGAACACAACGCTATCTTGTGCTGAAAATACTTTGAATGCATGAAAATACTTTGAAGACAGAAAAATGCTAAACAAAGTAGGAGATCGTAGACGTACTCTGTAGCTAGCATCTGCTCAAACAGTATCCTGACCATATCGAGCCCACGTTTCACTCTCAAGAGGTTTCTCGAATGACTACCGGCTTTCTTTATTGTGTTTGCTGCGATATCTTGTTCAAGCAAAGCCTGCAAGCTCCCAATCGACTTCGACGCCTCTGCAAGGTCCTTAACCTAAAATCATCAAGTAGCGAATCAGTTACCATCAAATActcaaaatggaaaaagaaaaaaaaaaaggcaatgattttttttcataaacaataagaaattttattaaaccaagtaattaggcatagcccaagtatataGGGAGCaatgaattaattaagcaattaaACCAGCATACTCAAATGGCAGGAACACAGAGAGTAGAACGACGCATGAGAATTAGGTAAATTAAGTCAACATAGCAGTTCGTTTGCTTTTCCAACATATTTCCTATTTTCCTGCGAAGAAAACTGAGAAAGAACAGCCAATTAACCCAAATAAAACTGCTGCTTTAAATTAGGTTAGCCTAAGAAATGGGTGAGCCTGTATTCTCTCTTTTAGAAATCAATGCAAGTAACTGACGGCTCAACAAGTTAATTAATTCGATCCCATCTTTCCTTCGCGTTATCTCGGAACCACACAAGGTTGATCGAGATGGGCGGAGTCGTGACTCGTACCTTTGCGACGTAGTCAATCTCGGCGAACTTAAAGGCGATACCCAAGCAGCCAAAGAGAGGCGAGATGAGAGAGCAAGCGCGAGAGAAAGGGGCGACCTCGACGTCTGCGGTCTGGGCATTGACAGTGGCCGCAAGCTCCTTGAAGGCCTCCGATATATCCCTAAGAGGCTTGTTGTCGTCTAGGTCCGCCATTGACAAAAGAtctctctttctatttctccGACTGGGAAATCAGAATGTTCTTTGCTGCTTCTGAATGAAAATGGAGGACGAACAATTTGCGTACAGATTATTAAGAAAGATGCCTAAGATGACCAGCCATTAAAGTCGTTGCCGAATAAAATATCtcctaaattaaattttatgaaaaatactatttacaagttgagtaatgctactcatcattctaacttttattatttttttatcatttcatgatgtgtcattagatgattagagattatttattatatttcacttataaacctatcatctaataccacatcatgagatgatgggaggatgatggaagttaggatgatgaatagattttctcttacaagtttatatatttatatatttaaatatattaatagagttttgctactcatcatttctatacggatcgtgctacagcccccgctgggggctcccgctagggctgtagtgtatttttgtatgtgtttttttttaagttgttttttatataatttttttaatattttttaaaaaataaaataaatttagaacattattaaaaacactttcttaatcaagaggtaaaaaaaaaattattaaaaaatacttccttaatcacgaagtaaaataaaaaattatataaaaatattttatattttacttcgtgattaagcaagtattatttaataatattataaatttttttattttttaaaaatatttaaaatcattaaaaacatctacataaaaaaaagaattaaaaaatacacataaaaaaatacactagaactccagcgggagctcccagcgggagccccagcgggagctctagcattttcctttctacacACTAcatatcacatttatttttatttatttatttttaaattttaaattttttttagttttattttttctaaactaattgaattcttctactccttctactcattatctatacaccacacatatggtaaggaaaaaaattaaaaagttatatatggtgtgtgatgtgtgaatgataagtataatttttttactaagtGATGTATTGACACATCATATTTGCAAGTAATATCTCTATTTGTATTCAATCGCTCAACCATTATAAAAATCTTAGCAGAGATCAGTCCTTAATAGTACATTGCACACTCATCTGACGTGGCAAACTGggttaaaattaaagtttttaggatttttttgaataatgttGAAATTgtttggtctctctctctcgcatgtCTGAACAGCCACCCATGCAAAATCTCTCTCTGACTCTCCTAATTCTCCTCATGTTCGAAATCCTCCTGCGAACCTCTCTTTATCCTCTCCTGCTCCTCTCTTTCTTTGAATCTACTCccatttgaaatttgttttctCTCCCAGTGAACCCATCTCATCCCCATTGTGATTCTAGGGCAAACCCCATGCATCCAGATATCTCTCCACCactttctctatctctcttacGAATCGTGGTTGTTCACTATCGTTCATCGAAGGGAAACCCCCTGCATCCACATCCAAATCTATGACCCCGTCAAAATAAGTTTCCGATTGAACTTGTGTACATGCTTCCCCCTCAATACATCACACATCTTTATATGGATTGTACGCTGATTGTTGATTGCTAGGGCCTGATTGTTAACCTCTTGtttgtaatattaaattttttatggagCTTTGACAAAAGTGTACTAATTGTTAACCATTTTCTATGTAATTTACCTATTGTTGAGGCCCCATTGGTGAGATGTggttgctattttatttttaaaaaaatttcttcgtGATTTTTGGTTGTTGAGGCGTggttgctaatttttttttgtgcccATCAGCTGTTTGATGGAAGTGCTTAACCAATttttagtgttttttattttttttattttgtgccatgttatatactataatttagGACTTGTAATTCATTATAAGGATGATAAAATATGCActttatgtttaaaataaacTAGTTTAGTGAGCATCATTTAGACCTTCCTATATTTACAGATAAACTAAGGCAACAATCGCCAGGTGATGTAAAGGACTCCAATGCACTTTTTTCTCAACCTCGCCAAGTTGGTTTCTTGCTTTTTCACTCCAACCGTCCATCATATGATTATTTGTATTTGCATGCCAGCCGTGGACTTCTTGTGGGTTGGAATCATGGGTGGCTTTACAACCTTTATTGACCTGCATCATTGTTTTTGTGGTTTATAAATGTTTTACTATTTTCACTTTCTCTAATGGCTTTACATTACACTATTTGCAATGTGTACTTGTAGTTATCCTCATCTGATATAGATTGTTGTGTACTTCCACTAATTCTTTAAAGCATAAAAATAGTTTAATCTGGGATTTGTCATAAACTGAATTAACAATACAAAGGGTTGGGATATTGTTTGTTATTCCATCATGCAATTACATTTCTTTCCTTCAAAGACATTCTAGCAATTAATAATGACTGAGACCTTGACACTATTTCTCGTGCCTACCCATTCTTTGACACACTTTCTGCACTaaccaataaatatattttttgcatttgTATAGAATCTTTTAGAATCACGTATGACATCAACtcaatcatcatcatgtgtAGTTGATTGATTTGTAATGGAATCACCACGTTATTGGTGTAGTTTGAAAGCACCACTAAATGTCTCACACACTAACAATAATTCCAGAAGGAAATTTTATGTCTGTCCAAATATAACGTGGTATGACtttcttttcaatttgttttataGTATGCGGGGTTCACCTTCTCATGTGAAGTTTAAGGAACGAAAGTTCATTCTTCTCTTTTCAAAcacttttcaaagaaaaagaatgttCATAAAGTTTGAAAGTTTCGATCACCAAATACTTAGGGTATGGTTGGTTCattcatgaaaatttttttctttcaaaaaccaAAAGCTAAAAAGCAAAAGAAGTTCTTTTATGAGGCCATGTGTTAGCTAACCATCACTAGGGTTTTTTATTCAAAGCATTTGTCATGAGCAATCGAGTATGGAGGTGTGATTAGAAGGGTTTATTGTGACTCAATAGGGTCGCTTCTCAGGGCTTTATTTTCAAAAGGGTATAGCATGATGACAACCTAATTGTCATTCGGCCTACCTAGGATTTTTCTTATTGGATAAGCAATACCTTAAATAAAAAGGGCTAAGAAGAGTGAATGTTTTCTAAACCAAATTAGGTATGcctaaagttaaatttatctcttcAAGACTCTAACTATTAAAACATACACTTTTAGCTTACTTGattattgatattttcttttacataaaaaaatttgtaagttaGTATTttaacttactcttagatatGTACTTATGTTTACATGTAAACTCTGCATTTTAGTTGCttaaattgaattattaaattgttacttgtCACGTGGtatgataaatttatatcttATATGTGCATATTATGCTCAAATGATGCTTGGTAAAAATGTTGGTTTAAATGACATGTtctgagttttgagaaatggaaTATGCCTTGTTTAGTTTTCATATGTTATATTTCATGATATGTTTCagcatgttttaattatttcaaactaTACATGTGATGCATTCTATGTGATGCATTCTTTGTATACAGCACAAGTACATGATATTATTGCATGAAAGTTATATGATATCATCTCAATACACATATCACATGTCTTCAGGTTATGCATTAAAAGGAAATGATTTTCTCACGACCTTAAGATTTTCTCACGACCTTAATGCTAGTATGTGGGAATATCTTGGTAGAACTCATCTGTCTACTCTAGAGTGCTTAAATTGGAATATAACTCTTGGGTTAACGAAGTACAATCAACAGACTTCAAATtggttatttttaaaagtttttggagCAAAGTAACCGCACTTAATGCTAGTAGGTGCAACATATTGTAAAATGCGGTGAAAGCGAATTGTGAactgtcatatcatatcatatggaCTCTGACGTACTCACACCTAATCAAGAGGGCCGTTAATATGATACGGTAACTAGCAAAGAGTTTATGGTTTCTAGGGATAGTCGTGAAGTGTCCACCCATATTGTTATATGGAACAAGATTGTTAGTAATATTCATAGGAAAGGAaatgtgatatttttattacataGTTATTTTGTTACATTGTTACTATGATACATGGTTACAACATCAATATTTTGAAATGGAAAGAATACATATGGGACAAAAGTGTGTTTTCAGTCAAAGTATATGTTCACTCTCATGTACTCATACTCATGGTTTACTTTATACATGCTTGTATTATTTCagtatatgttttttgtttaaattgctgagatttcttgaaatatcacttttgttgtttttacgACATTATCTCAAAATTGTAGAAGTTGTGGTAGGGTCCCAAAAAAATAAGCAGGATGAATGAATAGCTTGACTTGATTGAGAATGAGTTCACTATAAAAAGCTCGTTACAATATAGCTATTTCTTATTTAGAAGCCACCTCGCAGTTCTTCAAGGAGATTCAGGATATCATTAACAGAGAATACACATCGCAATAGACCCCGAGCTTGAAGAAGATTTTACCTTGAAAATCGTTTTATTATGTGAACGACTGTGTAATTAAGACATGAGAATTTATATCGGAGGCTTAGGAGGTCTTGTGAGGTTTGTTTTGAGTCACAACTTTTTGGGACTCATGTCTTAGAAGATGGTATTTCATTTGGATTCTAAGGAAAACACGGTTATggtttaaaatctttattttgtattagaagaTCTTTTGGAacaaatattttgggattaatagaaattttattttaataccatattaaaATTGTTCAAATTTTGTTTAGTTATGAACTTTTCTGctgcaattattgcatattgttagaaaCATAATAAGTGCATTGAATGTTAACTATTATGAACGATGAATATGTGaccttgagttacatgtcccgaTACTTCAGTCTCTGTTTAATCCCAAACGGGATCTCAGGGCGTCACAATTGATGGCGTGCTAATATTCTAAAGTTACTCGATGTTGTGTGATGTATCATTTTTATGAAGATTTGTGTGAGAAagtaaatgatttttaaaaatgcgTCCCATGACTTTCCTATGGGAGCAAggtatatttataaagataattATAAAGTGTTTGTTACATCAGCTATAACAGATCGAATTcaaataaatgttatatattattatcttatCTCTTAGTTTTGAATCGATTACATGATCACTTTGAGTTTGAACCGCAGGTGCAATATCTTTTGGAGATGTTGACCAAGTCTTGAGTTGATCGCATTGAGTTTGAACTATAGatgcattattttattaagatattAATCAAATCTTGGGTTGATCGATTTCTATCTTAATATGCCTTGACAAACTCAACAAAAGCTTGCGAACGTTAAGGTTGTCATGTAATAATGAGAAGCGA
This genomic interval from Juglans regia cultivar Chandler chromosome 3, Walnut 2.0, whole genome shotgun sequence contains the following:
- the LOC108996579 gene encoding accelerated cell death 11-like isoform X1; translated protein: MADLDDNKPLRDISEAFKELAATVNAQTADVEVAPFSRACSLISPLFGCLGIAFKFAEIDYVAKVKDLAEASKSIGSLQALLEQDIAANTIKKAGSHSRNLLRVKRGLDMVRILFEQMLATEGNSLKDPASKAYAQVFAPHHGWAIRKAVAAGMYALPTKAQLLRKLNEEEASARIEMQSYIATSAPLILYIDNLFLARELGVDW
- the LOC108996579 gene encoding accelerated cell death 11-like isoform X2 translates to MADLDDNKPLRDISEAFKELAATVNAQTADVEVAPFSRACSLISPLFGCLGIAFKFAEIDYVAKVKDLAEASKSIGSLQALLEQDIAANTIKKAGSHSRNLLRVKRGLDMVRILFEQMLATEGNSLKDPASKAYAQVFAPHHGWAIRKAVAAGMYALPTKAQLLRKLNEEGDAVLFT